A portion of the Lolium rigidum isolate FL_2022 chromosome 1, APGP_CSIRO_Lrig_0.1, whole genome shotgun sequence genome contains these proteins:
- the LOC124682113 gene encoding amyloid beta A4 precursor protein-binding family B member 1-interacting protein-like: protein MDNVLVDRSAGGQNLRRRAAGAGCRRLAMSSPALPPSAYTFFPFSPVPPPAPFIYAPYNFYSSNSLPLLSSNHPGLPPRPPVTIHKQAMFPYRTSTLPPRPASVINHTPPTEMVTVVPRKTGEYKRKKPRTPRSAEEPPRAAQRRKPLQRAAPLPTATAVTEALDDLERQVTRGFVEDLLHALAPPPSSLPLPTFSLVRAAAAKAPPPCTV from the coding sequence ATGGATAATGTTCTCGTCGACCGATCAGCAGGCGGCCAAAACCTCCGGCGGAGGGCTGCAGGCGCAGGCTGCCGGAGGCTCGCGATGAGTTCGCCGGCGCTGCCTCCCAGCGCCTACACTTTCTTCCCTTTTTCCCCAGTTCCTCCTCCGGCTCCATTCATATACGCTCCATACAACTTCTACTCTTCCAACTCACTCCCGCTCCTTTCTTCCAACCACCCCGGCCTCCCGCCCCGCCCGCCGGTGACCATCCACAAGCAAGCCATGTTCCCTTACCGCACGTCGACTCTGCCTCCTCGTCCGGCCTCCGTCATCAACCATACTCCACCGACCGAGATGGTGACGGTGGTGCCGAGGAAGACGGGTGAGTACAAGAGGAAGAAACCGAGGACACCCAGGTCCGCGGAGGAGCCGCCGAGGGCGGCGCAGCGGAGGAAGCCGCTGCAGAGGGCGGCGCCGCTTCCCACGGCGACGGCGGTCACGGAGGCGCTGGACGACCTGGAGCGCCAGGTGACGCGGGGCTTCGTGGAGGACCTGCTACacgcgctcgcgccgccgcccagcAGCCTGCCCCTGCCCACCTTCTCCCTCGTCAGGGCGGCCGCCGCCAAGGCCCCGCCCCCGTGCACCGTGTAG